The region TGACTTCAAGCGGGCTGCCGGAAGGCGCGGGGGACTCGGCGGTCTTCAGGCCGTCCACGAACAGTTCCAGCCGGCCGTCGCGTCGCACGACTCCCAACCCCGCCTCGGCCCCCTGCGCCAGGTCATCCCGCAAGTCGTCCA is a window of Verrucomicrobiota bacterium DNA encoding:
- a CDS encoding LamG domain-containing protein, with protein sequence DDLRDDLAQGAEAGLGVVRRDGRLELFVDGLKTAESPAPSGSPLEVTNGQPLRLGAGETDSFCGRIQEVRMVCRALAGETIHRLAEPR